The Aeromicrobium yanjiei genome includes a region encoding these proteins:
- a CDS encoding LppA family lipoprotein yields MGRQRRHRGVLILLLLAGWLLTACGEDEDSTMKNTADRPSMETVIDDYTQMRTEMVAAVDAIAGAGAWGNSSSIKELSRSGCRNGEDPDGERANLPNYTRKGPLTGDDRDAIMEAVWKVGRAHGFDEVGTIVDRPDDWEIYGEDPNGGRYVVGSSANTVISIGTGCHRWDTQPAPAPAPSGIPDHAKKDKG; encoded by the coding sequence GTGGGCAGACAGCGACGACACCGTGGCGTCCTGATCCTCCTGCTGCTGGCCGGTTGGTTGTTGACGGCATGCGGAGAGGACGAGGACTCGACGATGAAGAACACGGCGGATCGACCGTCCATGGAGACGGTCATCGACGACTACACGCAGATGCGCACCGAGATGGTGGCCGCGGTCGATGCGATCGCCGGCGCCGGTGCCTGGGGGAATTCGTCGTCGATCAAGGAGCTGTCGCGCAGCGGGTGCCGTAACGGCGAGGACCCGGACGGGGAGCGCGCCAACCTGCCGAACTACACCCGGAAGGGGCCGCTGACCGGTGACGATCGCGACGCGATCATGGAGGCGGTGTGGAAGGTCGGACGCGCGCACGGCTTCGACGAGGTCGGCACGATCGTCGACCGGCCCGACGACTGGGAGATCTACGGTGAGGACCCCAACGGCGGGCGGTACGTCGTCGGGAGCTCGGCCAACACGGTGATCAGCATCGGCACCGGATGCCACCGCTGGGACACGCAGCCCGCACCGGCGCCGGCTCCGTCGGGAATTCCCGACCACGCCAAGAAGGACAAGGGCTGA
- a CDS encoding alpha/beta hydrolase, translated as MTTIAAVLSWKPDQLSGVVDDLVACRRTLVDLQDELDGGKPPTSWISEAAALARPAHQRLGDDLADTVAEISSVLTSVDTEGQTLVLACQQLSDAVQHARSNGFSVDTTTGAVVDMRSTEGQTETEAADRQAVCNEMVDRIEQALRNAVNADEQMAAVLSSAATGLDVGGDLSDASDTGAGQGRSDLLPPPEGGAADQNAWWNGLTEAEQLTVIADNPRWVGNSDGIPAWARDQANRNLIDDYRSELQDEADRLQDNLDDNRFGGTFTNDDARLEDVKNKLKALDEIDDTLAMGNRQLLLLDPYSGEQLHAAVAIGDVDTADHVAAFTPGLTSTVQDSLGDYDSHMAELQRLSEAEASRAGGDDGSVATVTWIGYDAPQMGMDLVNPGRSVLNDDLAQAGAGDLNDFYNGIDASRDDDPHLTALGHSYGSLTTGLALQQQNGVDDMVIFGSPGLGTSDIGDIDVPDDHSFRIEAKNDAVADGGVFGIDPSHMDGMTGLSAKDAELGGEEFEASGGHSEYLNGDTTSQHNMAAVISGNSDRIVYDDGRGAGDVLSWPVPGTY; from the coding sequence ATGACCACGATCGCGGCGGTCCTGTCCTGGAAGCCGGACCAGCTGTCCGGCGTGGTCGACGACCTGGTCGCGTGCCGCCGCACCCTGGTCGACCTGCAGGACGAGCTCGATGGTGGCAAGCCGCCGACCTCATGGATCTCCGAGGCCGCTGCCCTCGCCCGCCCGGCGCACCAGCGTCTCGGGGACGACCTGGCCGACACGGTCGCCGAGATCAGCTCGGTGCTGACCTCCGTCGACACCGAGGGGCAGACCCTCGTGCTGGCGTGTCAGCAGCTCAGTGACGCGGTGCAGCACGCTCGGTCCAACGGGTTCAGCGTCGACACGACGACCGGTGCCGTGGTCGACATGCGCAGCACCGAGGGGCAGACCGAGACCGAGGCGGCCGACCGGCAGGCCGTCTGCAACGAGATGGTCGACCGGATCGAGCAGGCGCTGCGCAATGCGGTCAACGCCGACGAGCAGATGGCCGCAGTCCTCAGCTCCGCGGCGACCGGGCTCGACGTCGGCGGCGATCTGTCGGACGCGTCGGACACCGGCGCCGGCCAGGGCCGCAGCGACCTGCTGCCTCCGCCCGAGGGCGGTGCCGCGGACCAGAACGCCTGGTGGAACGGGCTGACGGAGGCCGAGCAGCTCACCGTCATCGCCGACAACCCGCGATGGGTCGGCAACTCCGACGGCATCCCGGCGTGGGCACGCGACCAGGCCAACCGCAACCTGATCGACGACTACCGCTCCGAGCTGCAGGACGAGGCCGACCGGCTGCAGGACAATCTCGACGACAACCGGTTCGGCGGCACGTTCACGAACGACGACGCGCGCCTGGAGGACGTCAAGAACAAGCTCAAGGCACTCGACGAGATCGACGACACGCTTGCGATGGGCAATCGGCAGCTCCTGCTGCTCGACCCCTACAGCGGTGAGCAGCTCCACGCAGCGGTGGCGATCGGCGACGTCGACACCGCCGATCACGTCGCGGCGTTCACGCCCGGGCTCACCAGCACCGTCCAGGACAGCCTGGGCGACTACGACTCCCACATGGCAGAGCTGCAACGCCTGTCCGAGGCGGAGGCCTCCCGCGCCGGTGGTGACGACGGATCCGTGGCCACGGTGACGTGGATCGGCTACGACGCGCCGCAGATGGGGATGGATCTGGTCAACCCGGGTCGCAGCGTGCTGAACGACGACCTGGCCCAGGCCGGGGCGGGCGATCTGAACGACTTCTACAACGGTATCGACGCATCCCGCGACGACGACCCGCACCTGACGGCGCTGGGGCACTCGTACGGCTCGCTGACGACAGGGCTGGCCCTGCAGCAGCAGAACGGCGTCGACGACATGGTCATCTTCGGGTCGCCGGGGCTCGGGACGAGTGACATCGGCGACATCGACGTTCCGGACGACCACTCGTTCCGCATCGAGGCCAAGAACGACGCGGTCGCGGACGGGGGAGTGTTCGGCATCGACCCCAGCCACATGGACGGCATGACGGGTCTGTCGGCCAAGGACGCCGAGCTCGGCGGTGAGGAGTTCGAGGCCTCGGGCGGGCACAGCGAGTACCTCAACGGCGACACCACGAGCCAGCACAACATGGCTGCGGTGATCTCCGGCAACTCCGACCGCATCGTCTACGACGACGGTCGCGGAGCCGGTGACGTGCTGAGCTGGCCCGTACCGGGCACCTACTGA
- the ychF gene encoding redox-regulated ATPase YchF: MALSIGIVGLPNAGKSTLFNALTKNDVLAANYPFATIEPNVGVVGVPDHRLAKLAEIFGSEKILPATVQFVDIAGIVRGASEGEGMGNKFLSHIRESDAICQVTRVFRDEDVTHVDGDVNPANDIETISIELALADLQTIDNALPRLDKESRKDKSLVAPFEEAKKAKEALEAGTGVLKAGLDLDLLRDLHLMTAKRFIYVFNCDAGELKDEALKQKMRDLVAPSEAIFLDAKAEAELVELGDDEEAEQMRAEMLADMGVEEPGLDALARVGFETLGLQTYLTAGPKESRAWTIPKGATAPQAAGVIHTDFERGFIKAEIVSFDDLVEAGSMAAAKSAGKVRMEGKEYVMADGDVVEFRFNV; the protein is encoded by the coding sequence GTGGCTCTCAGCATCGGCATCGTCGGACTCCCCAACGCGGGCAAGTCGACCCTCTTCAACGCACTGACCAAGAACGACGTCCTCGCGGCGAACTACCCGTTCGCGACGATCGAGCCGAACGTCGGCGTGGTCGGCGTCCCCGATCACCGGCTGGCCAAGCTCGCCGAGATCTTCGGGTCGGAGAAGATCCTCCCCGCGACGGTGCAGTTCGTCGACATCGCGGGCATCGTCCGCGGCGCCAGCGAGGGCGAGGGGATGGGCAACAAGTTCCTGTCCCACATCCGTGAGTCCGATGCGATCTGCCAGGTCACCCGCGTGTTCCGCGACGAGGACGTCACCCACGTCGACGGCGACGTGAACCCGGCCAACGACATCGAGACGATCTCGATCGAGCTCGCCCTGGCCGACCTGCAGACGATCGACAACGCCCTGCCGCGCCTGGACAAGGAGTCGCGCAAGGACAAGTCGCTCGTCGCGCCGTTCGAGGAGGCCAAGAAGGCCAAGGAGGCGCTCGAGGCCGGCACCGGCGTGCTCAAGGCCGGGCTCGACCTCGACCTGCTGCGCGACCTGCACCTGATGACGGCGAAGCGCTTCATCTACGTCTTCAACTGCGACGCGGGGGAGCTCAAGGACGAGGCGCTCAAGCAGAAGATGCGTGACCTCGTCGCCCCGTCCGAGGCCATCTTCCTCGACGCCAAGGCCGAGGCCGAGCTGGTCGAGCTGGGCGACGACGAGGAGGCCGAGCAGATGCGCGCCGAGATGCTCGCCGACATGGGCGTCGAGGAGCCGGGCCTGGACGCACTCGCGCGGGTCGGCTTCGAGACGCTCGGCCTGCAGACGTACCTGACGGCCGGCCCCAAGGAGTCGCGCGCCTGGACGATCCCCAAGGGCGCCACCGCTCCGCAGGCCGCCGGCGTCATCCACACCGACTTCGAGCGCGGCTTCATCAAGGCCGAGATCGTCTCGTTCGACGACCTGGTCGAGGCCGGATCGATGGCTGCCGCCAAGAGCGCCGGCAAGGTGCGCATGGAGGGCAAGGAGTACGTCATGGCCGACGGCGACGTCGTGGAGTTCCGCTTCAACGTCTGA
- a CDS encoding type VII secretion target, protein MGDIEVVTAELRTAAGKVGEAVESVGAVTPGTAVGRISTALPGSDSASAARTCSTSWTRRLEDWVTAAEAQKSRLASSAENYDGADAAAYNRMTRLLRLQ, encoded by the coding sequence ATGGGGGACATCGAGGTCGTGACCGCCGAGCTGCGCACCGCCGCTGGCAAGGTGGGGGAGGCAGTAGAGAGCGTCGGTGCAGTGACGCCCGGGACCGCGGTCGGGCGCATCAGCACCGCCCTGCCCGGCAGCGACTCCGCCAGCGCGGCGCGCACCTGCTCGACGTCGTGGACGAGGCGGCTCGAGGACTGGGTCACCGCCGCTGAGGCGCAGAAGTCACGCCTCGCGAGCAGCGCCGAGAACTACGACGGCGCGGACGCCGCGGCGTACAACCGGATGACCCGCCTGCTGAGGCTCCAATGA
- a CDS encoding GNAT family N-acetyltransferase: MDTITTERLHLRPFTSDDAPALFGMFSLPEVARWSGTGTPMQDVSEAYARIERAGQRAGTHPAASLFATERRDTGAFIGMTLLVPIPASGGADRHEHEIGWHLHPDAWGHGYATEAGAALVERAFEAGMPRVYAVTDVENVRSQAVCRRLGMTDLGLTSDWYDQELRAFGLDHP, from the coding sequence GTGGACACGATCACCACCGAGCGCCTCCACCTGCGTCCGTTCACGTCCGACGACGCCCCCGCGCTGTTCGGGATGTTCTCCCTGCCGGAGGTCGCACGCTGGAGCGGCACGGGCACCCCGATGCAGGACGTCTCCGAGGCGTACGCCCGCATCGAACGTGCCGGACAGCGCGCCGGAACCCATCCGGCGGCGTCCCTGTTCGCGACCGAGCGGCGCGACACGGGCGCGTTCATCGGCATGACCCTGCTCGTCCCGATCCCGGCCAGCGGGGGAGCGGACCGCCACGAGCACGAGATCGGCTGGCACCTGCACCCCGACGCCTGGGGCCACGGGTACGCGACCGAGGCGGGTGCGGCCCTGGTGGAGCGGGCATTCGAGGCGGGCATGCCGCGCGTGTACGCCGTGACGGACGTCGAGAACGTCCGCTCGCAGGCCGTCTGCCGGCGCCTGGGCATGACCGATCTCGGCCTGACGTCCGACTGGTACGACCAGGAGCTCCGGGCGTTTGGCCTCGACCACCCGTGA